GTTGCTTAAATCCAGGAAATACAATGGTAGAAAGAAGGTCAGATGGTCGATCAGGGACTGGTAGAGATGAAGGTCCTGAAATATTGATTGATGCAAATGATATAGCAAGAACAGCACTACTGATGGCAACTCTGCCCGAAGGTACAAATATGCTTGATGCGACAGTTTTACCTGTAAAACAAGAATTTATTGGTAGAGGTTAGCAAATAAATTCGTATAATAATAAAAAAAATGAGAGGGGTCTATATGTATATTTTGATTGTAAGGCTTTCGGTAAAGGAAGATAAAATAGAGGAATTCATTAATGAATCTATTGGAGATGCCAAAGGTTCAGTGATAAATGAGCCTGGATGTAGAAGATTTGATATTATTCAAGATGCGTCTGATCCAACTAAATTTGCTTTTTGTGAAGTTTATGACGATGAAGAAGCTTTCAAAGCGCATACAACTTATGAACATTTTAAGGTTTGGGCTAAAAAAACTGAAGATGTATATTCTGCTGAAACTGAAGTCTCTTTTTGTAAACCTTTATACCCCAATAAGGATGTTATTTGGGATTCTCTCAGAGAAAATTATTCAGACCATGAATATTTTTCAAATTCATCTCTTATGGTTATTGCAGCACCACAATATGTTAAGGAAGAAAATATTAATCAATTTATTGACTCAATAACCCTTGATAGTATTGGATCTACAAATGAGGAACCTGGTTGCTTAAGATTTGATGTATATCAAAATATAAATGATCCTAGTGAAATATATCTTTATGAAGTTTATTCTAATGATGATGCATTTGAGTATCACAGAGGAACACCACATATAAAAAAATGGCAGGAGACAGTTAAGGATATGTATGACGAATCTAGAAAAGGTCAAAACGGAATAAGAGGAAAAAACATATGGCCTCCTGATAATTGGGAATGGAATTCTGGCCAACGAAAATAATATGGAGTGAAATATGAAAGTAACAGGAGTAAAGACATATGTTATTGAAAATGAGTCTGCGCCAAGATCAGGTGGGGGTGAAGAAACTGGTAATTGG
This region of Dehalococcoidia bacterium genomic DNA includes:
- a CDS encoding antibiotic biosynthesis monooxygenase, with translation MYILIVRLSVKEDKIEEFINESIGDAKGSVINEPGCRRFDIIQDASDPTKFAFCEVYDDEEAFKAHTTYEHFKVWAKKTEDVYSAETEVSFCKPLYPNKDVIWDSLRENYSDHEYFSNSSLMVIAAPQYVKEENINQFIDSITLDSIGSTNEEPGCLRFDVYQNINDPSEIYLYEVYSNDDAFEYHRGTPHIKKWQETVKDMYDESRKGQNGIRGKNIWPPDNWEWNSGQRK